The Aminithiophilus ramosus genome contains a region encoding:
- the trpA gene encoding tryptophan synthase subunit alpha, with product MSRLSRAFGGRKALVTYITAGDPDMAVTADRILCLDASGADVIELGVPFSDPQADGPVIQAAGQRALRRGATLAGILDLAAGLKGKIGAPLVLMGYYNPILNYGEERFARDAAESGLSGVIVPDLPYDEGELLYGALERRGVDAVLMATPNAASDRLVEVGRRSRGFLYCVSLLGVTGTGKALHGDLEAYMARVRETTDLPLALGFGIDGPEKARLCASLADGVVVGSALVRLAETCQGDAARLLEETRRMVAELREALDGLQMAESPQG from the coding sequence ATGAGCCGTCTTTCTCGGGCCTTCGGGGGCCGCAAGGCCCTCGTCACCTACATCACGGCAGGCGACCCCGACATGGCCGTCACGGCCGACCGCATCCTCTGTCTCGACGCCTCCGGCGCCGACGTCATCGAGCTGGGCGTTCCCTTCTCCGACCCCCAGGCCGACGGCCCCGTCATCCAGGCGGCGGGCCAGAGGGCCCTCCGCAGGGGGGCCACTCTGGCCGGGATTCTCGATCTGGCCGCGGGCCTGAAGGGGAAGATCGGGGCCCCTCTCGTCCTCATGGGCTATTACAACCCCATCCTGAACTACGGCGAGGAGCGATTCGCCCGCGACGCCGCCGAATCGGGCCTGTCCGGCGTCATCGTTCCCGATCTCCCCTACGACGAGGGAGAGCTCCTCTACGGGGCCCTGGAGCGACGGGGCGTCGACGCCGTCCTCATGGCGACGCCCAACGCCGCCTCGGACCGTCTCGTCGAGGTGGGGCGCAGGAGCCGGGGCTTCCTCTACTGCGTCTCCCTTCTGGGCGTGACGGGGACGGGCAAGGCCCTCCACGGCGATCTCGAGGCCTACATGGCTCGGGTGAGAGAGACGACCGATCTCCCCCTGGCTCTGGGCTTCGGCATCGACGGCCCCGAAAAGGCCCGACTCTGCGCCTCTCTGGCCGACGGCGTCGTCGTCGGCAGCGCCCTGGTGCGCCTCGCCGAGACCTGTCAAGGCGACGCGGCGCGCCTCCTGGAGGAGACGCGCCGCATGGTGGCGGAGCTGCGCGAGGCCCTCGACGGCCTTCAGATGGCGGAGTCGCCGCAGGGGTAG
- the trpB gene encoding tryptophan synthase subunit beta — translation MKRGYYGPFGGRYVPETLMAALDELERTYRALRDEAAFQEELAFLLSRFGGRPTPLYFAERLTAHLGGARIYLKREDLNHTGAHKINNALGQALVARRLGKRRVIAETGAGQHGVATATAAARFGLECTVFMGEEDMRRQAVNVERMKLLGSEVVPVTSGTGTLKDATNEAIRHWAATVEETHYIIGSVVGPHPYPMMVRDFQRVIGDEARRQILADEGRLPDVLLACVGGGSNAMGLFYPFLDDPVALVGVEAAGRGVETGEHAATLGAGRVGVLHGSRSYLLQDGDGQVVEAYSLSAGLDYPGVGPEHSFLKESGRARYVSVTDDEAVEAFRLLCRLEGIIPALESSHALAETMKQAPGLAGKVLVVCLSGRGDKDMESIASYLRKGEKQS, via the coding sequence ATGAAACGAGGCTATTACGGCCCCTTCGGGGGGCGCTACGTGCCCGAAACGCTGATGGCGGCCCTCGACGAACTCGAGAGGACCTACAGGGCCCTCCGCGACGAGGCGGCCTTTCAGGAGGAGCTGGCCTTTCTGCTGAGCCGTTTCGGCGGCAGGCCCACGCCCCTCTATTTCGCCGAAAGGCTCACGGCCCATCTGGGCGGGGCCAGGATCTACCTCAAGAGGGAAGATCTGAATCACACGGGGGCCCACAAGATCAACAACGCCCTGGGCCAGGCCCTCGTGGCCCGCCGTCTGGGCAAGAGGCGCGTCATCGCCGAGACGGGGGCGGGACAGCACGGCGTGGCGACGGCCACGGCGGCGGCCCGTTTCGGCCTGGAGTGCACCGTCTTCATGGGCGAAGAGGACATGCGTCGCCAGGCCGTGAACGTGGAGCGCATGAAGCTCCTCGGCTCGGAAGTCGTTCCCGTCACGTCGGGGACGGGAACGCTCAAGGACGCCACCAACGAGGCGATCCGCCACTGGGCGGCCACCGTCGAGGAGACGCACTACATCATCGGCTCCGTCGTCGGGCCCCATCCCTACCCCATGATGGTCCGCGATTTCCAGCGCGTCATCGGCGACGAGGCGCGCCGTCAGATCCTGGCCGACGAGGGACGTCTTCCCGACGTGCTCCTGGCCTGCGTCGGCGGCGGCAGCAACGCCATGGGGCTCTTTTATCCCTTCCTCGACGATCCCGTCGCCCTCGTCGGCGTCGAGGCGGCCGGTCGGGGCGTCGAGACGGGGGAGCACGCCGCCACTCTGGGGGCGGGGCGCGTCGGCGTCCTTCACGGCAGCCGATCCTACCTTCTCCAGGACGGCGACGGCCAGGTCGTCGAGGCCTATTCCCTCTCGGCCGGTCTGGACTACCCCGGCGTGGGGCCCGAGCACAGCTTCCTCAAGGAGTCGGGCCGGGCCCGGTACGTTTCCGTCACCGACGACGAGGCCGTCGAGGCCTTTCGGCTCCTCTGCCGCCTCGAGGGGATCATCCCGGCCCTGGAAAGCTCCCACGCCCTGGCGGAGACGATGAAGCAGGCCCCCGGCCTGGCCGGGAAGGTCCTCGTCGTCTGCCTTTCGGGCCGGGGCGACAAGGACATGGAATCGATCGCGTCCTATCTTCGGAAGGGAGAGAAACAGTCATGA
- a CDS encoding phosphoribosylanthranilate isomerase, translated as MTRVKLCGLTRPEDVRAAVELGFDALGFILVPTSPRRVTFEAVAALRPLVPPFVAVVAVVAGAAEEELDRLVASRLFDAVQFHGGETPDLVASVPLRRIVALSVAERGDLDRARDYGGVADAFLLDTKWGGKRGGTGRSFDWNVLRGFDFGRPIVLAGGLGPENLKRAVEAVGPDAVDLNSRLESAPGVKDRRLMEEAMRVLGRPGPVGEGRGRG; from the coding sequence ATGACGCGGGTCAAGCTCTGCGGCCTCACCCGGCCCGAGGACGTGAGGGCCGCCGTCGAGCTGGGCTTCGACGCCCTGGGCTTCATCCTCGTCCCGACGAGCCCCCGCCGCGTCACCTTCGAGGCCGTGGCGGCCCTGAGGCCTCTCGTCCCTCCCTTCGTGGCCGTCGTGGCCGTCGTGGCCGGCGCCGCCGAGGAGGAGCTGGACCGTCTCGTCGCCTCCAGGCTTTTCGACGCCGTCCAGTTTCACGGAGGCGAGACGCCGGACCTCGTCGCCTCTGTCCCTCTGCGACGTATCGTGGCCCTCTCCGTCGCCGAGAGGGGCGACCTCGACAGGGCCAGGGACTACGGCGGCGTGGCCGACGCCTTCCTCCTGGACACGAAGTGGGGAGGAAAGCGGGGCGGGACGGGCCGTTCCTTCGACTGGAATGTGCTTCGAGGCTTTGATTTCGGTAGACCTATCGTTCTGGCCGGCGGCCTGGGGCCGGAAAACCTGAAGAGGGCCGTCGAGGCCGTCGGGCCCGATGCCGTCGATCTCAACAGCCGTCTCGAATCGGCGCCGGGCGTCAAGGATCGTCGTCTGATGGAAGAGGCCATGAGGGTCCTGGGACGTCCGGGACCTGTCGGGGAAGGGAGAGGAAGAGGATGA
- the trpC gene encoding indole-3-glycerol phosphate synthase TrpC, with translation MILDRIVRSKIDEVEGLRGKKRSLAAALAGPGVTVIAEVKKASPSKGLIRDDFDPLALARSYVAGGAGALSVLTDGPFFQGSREIFGQVRAAVDLPLLRKDFLIDPLQVYESLFLGADAVLLIVAVLGETIGAMVDLVASLGMESLVEVHDERELHLALETRSPLIGVNNRDLRDFTVDLALTGRLVAERDRLGDSRPVVAESGIFDRRDVERLEACGAAAVLVGEALVRSDDPAALIASLRGRR, from the coding sequence GTGATTCTCGACCGCATCGTCCGCTCCAAGATCGACGAAGTGGAAGGCCTGCGCGGGAAAAAACGCTCCCTCGCCGCGGCCCTGGCCGGTCCGGGAGTGACCGTCATCGCCGAGGTCAAGAAGGCCTCGCCCAGCAAGGGGCTGATCCGGGACGATTTCGATCCCCTCGCCCTGGCCCGGTCCTACGTCGCCGGCGGGGCCGGGGCCCTGTCGGTCCTGACCGACGGCCCCTTCTTCCAGGGGAGCCGGGAGATCTTCGGCCAGGTCCGGGCGGCCGTCGATCTGCCCCTGCTGCGCAAGGATTTCCTCATCGATCCCCTTCAGGTCTACGAAAGCCTTTTCCTCGGGGCCGACGCGGTCCTTCTCATCGTCGCCGTCCTCGGCGAGACGATCGGGGCGATGGTCGATCTCGTCGCCTCCCTGGGGATGGAGAGCCTCGTCGAGGTCCACGACGAGAGGGAGCTTCACCTGGCCCTGGAGACCCGATCGCCCCTCATCGGCGTCAACAACAGGGACCTGCGCGACTTCACCGTCGATCTGGCCCTGACGGGGCGTCTCGTCGCCGAGAGGGACAGGCTGGGCGATTCGCGGCCCGTCGTCGCCGAAAGCGGCATATTCGACCGTCGCGACGTGGAGCGCCTCGAGGCCTGCGGCGCGGCGGCCGTCCTCGTCGGCGAGGCCCTCGTCCGGTCCGACGATCCGGCCGCCCTCATCGCCTCCCTGAGGGGCCGGAGATGA
- the trpD gene encoding anthranilate phosphoribosyltransferase, translated as MLRVQLERLMARRDLSHDEMTGAMEALMEGRAPEAQVAAFLTGLRAKGETVEEIVAAASVMRDKAQAVHVAARPLLDVVGTGGDGTGTFNISTLSAFVAAAGGVAVAKHGNRSVSSRCGSADVLEALGCPLLEEGSAVEEAVATVGFGFLFAPHFHRAMKNVAPVRKALGIRTIFNVLGPLTNPARPDRMVLGVFSPELVRPIAETLRHMGLRKALVVCGAGGADELTLEGANRVCLLDGDSLEERNLFPEEAGLAPRPLDAARGGDAEANAALALEIFAGRGGASRDFVLLNAGAALFVADRAASLKEGVVLAAEIIDDGRAAAKLEQVRSRTMTREGVA; from the coding sequence ATGTTGAGAGTGCAGCTGGAACGTCTCATGGCCCGAAGGGATCTGAGCCATGACGAGATGACGGGGGCCATGGAGGCCCTCATGGAGGGAAGGGCGCCGGAGGCCCAGGTCGCGGCCTTTCTCACGGGCCTGCGGGCCAAGGGGGAGACCGTCGAGGAGATCGTCGCCGCCGCCTCGGTCATGCGCGACAAGGCTCAGGCCGTCCACGTCGCCGCCAGGCCCCTTCTGGACGTCGTCGGCACGGGAGGCGACGGGACGGGGACCTTCAACATCTCCACCCTGTCGGCCTTCGTCGCCGCAGCCGGAGGCGTGGCCGTGGCCAAGCACGGCAACCGCTCCGTTTCGAGCCGCTGCGGCAGCGCCGACGTGCTGGAGGCCCTGGGCTGCCCCCTCCTGGAGGAGGGATCGGCCGTCGAGGAGGCCGTCGCGACCGTGGGCTTCGGCTTCCTCTTCGCCCCCCACTTCCACAGGGCCATGAAAAACGTCGCTCCCGTCAGGAAGGCCCTGGGGATCAGGACGATCTTCAACGTTCTGGGCCCCCTGACCAATCCGGCCCGCCCCGACAGGATGGTTCTGGGCGTCTTTTCCCCCGAGCTGGTTCGGCCCATCGCCGAGACGCTGCGGCACATGGGCCTCAGGAAGGCCCTCGTCGTCTGCGGGGCCGGGGGAGCCGACGAGCTGACCCTGGAAGGGGCCAACCGGGTCTGTCTCCTCGACGGCGACAGCCTGGAGGAGAGGAACCTCTTTCCCGAGGAGGCCGGTCTCGCCCCTCGGCCTCTCGACGCCGCCCGGGGAGGCGACGCCGAGGCCAACGCCGCCCTGGCCCTGGAGATTTTCGCCGGAAGGGGAGGGGCCTCCCGCGATTTCGTCCTTCTCAACGCCGGGGCGGCCCTTTTCGTCGCCGACAGGGCCGCCTCTCTGAAGGAGGGCGTGGTCCTCGCCGCGGAGATCATCGACGACGGAAGGGCCGCGGCCAAACTGGAGCAGGTCCGTTCCCGGACGATGACGAGGGAGGGAGTGGCGTGA
- a CDS encoding anthranilate synthase component II, whose product MILLVDNYDSFTYNLVQLLGEFDEVTTVRNDRITVDEARRLGPDRIVLSPGPGGPEGAGVTVAFARAFCGVLPLLGVCLGHQSMAFAFGGNVVRASRPCHGKVSAVRHDGRGIFRGLPSPFEATRYHSLVVDEASLPAELRVTARCDDGTVMALEHVDAPFFGVQFHPESILTVQGRRLLENFAAL is encoded by the coding sequence ATGATCCTGCTCGTCGACAACTACGATTCCTTCACCTACAACCTGGTCCAGCTCCTGGGCGAATTCGACGAGGTGACGACGGTCCGCAACGATCGCATCACCGTCGACGAGGCCCGGCGCCTCGGTCCCGACAGGATCGTCCTTTCGCCGGGACCGGGAGGGCCCGAAGGGGCGGGCGTGACGGTGGCCTTCGCCCGGGCCTTCTGCGGCGTCCTGCCCCTTCTGGGCGTCTGTCTGGGCCACCAGTCCATGGCCTTCGCCTTCGGCGGGAACGTCGTCCGGGCCTCCCGGCCCTGTCACGGCAAGGTCTCGGCCGTCCGCCACGACGGCAGAGGGATCTTCCGCGGACTGCCGTCGCCCTTCGAGGCGACGCGCTACCACTCTCTCGTCGTCGACGAGGCCTCCCTGCCGGCCGAGCTCCGCGTGACGGCCCGCTGCGACGACGGAACGGTCATGGCCCTGGAGCACGTCGACGCCCCCTTCTTCGGCGTCCAGTTTCACCCCGAATCGATTCTGACCGTCCAGGGGCGGAGGCTCCTGGAGAATTTCGCCGCCCTCTGA
- a CDS encoding anthranilate synthase component I family protein: MTSRIETSPVEIEKARSSQAGRLPLVLELPRRGRSPRSLYERLKGGRSHTLLLESGDGGMGKGRYSFIAVEAERIFSVSGDGCRCSVHDGEGRLLQVHPSGRELRRAVEDYLGTFSSLREGMPPFAGGVAGYFGYAMIEHWEDLFRGGRSLEGSALPRALLMGYATVVAVDHERDSILLIHHAPVGAEGLEAALAAGHDHLQGLVRLLEEAERPRPSGPFFLGEVRSETGKAAFMKIVDAGREAIIDGEVCQVVLSQRFSVETDLPASTVYEALAEENPSPYLFLVETPEVNLIGSSPEVLVRLEGDAVMTRPLAGTRPRGRDEDADRALEAELLADEKERAEHLMLVDLARNDLGRICRTGSVTVTELMGVERYSRVMHIVSQVEGVRRPEVKAFDVLEAAFPAGTVSGAPKIRAMELIEEFEGSPRGPYAGAVGYLSSTGDLDTCIAIRTFVQVGDEISVQAGAGVVYDSVAEKEYDETRNKAEALFRALKKAAEKGAGR; this comes from the coding sequence ATGACGAGCCGAATCGAAACGAGTCCCGTCGAGATAGAAAAAGCACGTTCCTCCCAGGCCGGGCGCCTTCCTCTGGTCCTGGAGCTGCCCCGGCGGGGCCGCAGTCCCCGCTCCCTCTACGAGAGGCTCAAGGGGGGCCGGAGTCACACGCTTCTTCTCGAAAGCGGCGACGGCGGCATGGGCAAGGGGCGCTATTCCTTCATCGCCGTCGAGGCCGAGCGGATCTTTTCCGTCTCCGGCGACGGGTGCCGCTGTTCCGTTCACGACGGGGAGGGCCGCCTTCTTCAGGTTCATCCCTCGGGTCGGGAGCTGCGCCGCGCCGTCGAGGACTATCTGGGCACCTTTTCCTCCCTCCGCGAGGGGATGCCTCCCTTCGCCGGAGGGGTGGCGGGCTATTTCGGCTACGCCATGATCGAGCACTGGGAGGACCTCTTCCGGGGGGGGCGGTCCCTGGAGGGATCGGCTCTGCCCCGGGCCCTCCTCATGGGCTACGCCACCGTCGTCGCCGTCGATCACGAGAGGGATTCGATCCTGCTCATCCACCATGCCCCCGTCGGCGCCGAAGGCCTCGAGGCGGCCCTGGCCGCGGGTCACGACCACCTTCAGGGGTTGGTGCGCCTCCTCGAAGAGGCGGAGCGGCCGAGGCCGTCGGGGCCTTTCTTCCTCGGAGAGGTCCGGTCCGAGACGGGAAAGGCGGCCTTCATGAAGATCGTCGACGCCGGGAGGGAGGCCATCATCGACGGCGAGGTCTGTCAGGTCGTCCTCTCCCAGCGCTTTTCCGTCGAGACCGATCTGCCCGCCTCGACCGTCTACGAGGCCCTGGCCGAGGAGAATCCCTCGCCCTACCTCTTCCTCGTCGAGACGCCCGAAGTGAATCTCATCGGCTCCTCGCCGGAGGTTCTCGTCCGCCTCGAAGGCGACGCCGTCATGACCCGCCCTCTGGCCGGGACGAGGCCTCGGGGCCGCGACGAGGACGCCGACAGGGCTCTCGAGGCCGAGCTTCTGGCCGACGAAAAGGAGCGGGCCGAACATCTCATGCTCGTCGACCTGGCCCGCAACGATCTGGGACGGATCTGCCGGACCGGGTCGGTGACGGTGACGGAGCTCATGGGCGTCGAGCGCTATTCCCGGGTGATGCACATCGTCTCCCAGGTCGAGGGGGTGCGGCGGCCGGAGGTGAAGGCCTTCGACGTCCTCGAGGCGGCCTTCCCGGCCGGAACGGTCTCGGGGGCGCCCAAGATCCGCGCCATGGAGCTCATCGAAGAGTTCGAGGGAAGCCCCCGCGGTCCCTATGCGGGAGCCGTGGGCTACCTCTCCTCGACGGGCGATCTCGACACCTGCATCGCCATCAGGACCTTCGTCCAGGTCGGGGACGAGATTTCCGTCCAGGCCGGGGCGGGCGTCGTCTACGATTCCGTCGCCGAAAAGGAGTACGACGAGACGCGCAACAAGGCCGAGGCCCTTTTCCGGGCCCTGAAGAAGGCAGCAGAGAAAGGAGCGGGCCGATGA
- a CDS encoding pyridoxal-phosphate dependent enzyme: MKLMTATAPLHVQTPMLESRDLSRVAGKEVFLKMECFQNAGSYKIRGIGLFCSRARDEGKSRLVASSAGNAGYAVAYAGNRLGMEVTVVVPETTSAEAKERIASEGARVEVFGAVWDDADAHGRKLAEASGAAYVHPFDHPTLWEGYRTIAREARTQMARPDAVVLSVGGGGMMCGVLEGLREVGWGDVPLVAVEPEGAASFGAALRSGHVVTLDRISTVATSLATRRVTAEAVAWAGRHDVRAVTVSDVQAVSACRRFADDHRVLVEPACGATLATLYDGHPALEGARSVMAVVCGGIGVSMARLAQWERDLGLLSAA; encoded by the coding sequence ATGAAACTCATGACAGCCACGGCACCCCTTCACGTCCAGACGCCCATGCTCGAGTCGCGCGATCTCAGCCGCGTCGCCGGGAAAGAGGTTTTCCTCAAGATGGAGTGTTTCCAGAACGCCGGTTCCTACAAGATCCGCGGCATCGGCCTTTTCTGCTCCCGGGCCCGTGACGAGGGAAAGAGTCGCCTCGTCGCCTCGTCGGCGGGCAACGCCGGCTACGCCGTGGCCTATGCCGGAAACCGTCTGGGCATGGAGGTCACCGTCGTCGTTCCCGAGACGACGAGCGCCGAGGCCAAGGAGCGCATCGCCTCCGAAGGGGCCCGCGTCGAGGTTTTCGGCGCCGTCTGGGACGACGCCGATGCCCACGGTCGGAAGCTGGCCGAGGCTTCGGGGGCGGCCTATGTCCATCCCTTCGACCACCCCACCCTCTGGGAGGGGTACCGGACCATCGCCCGCGAGGCCCGGACGCAGATGGCCCGTCCCGACGCCGTGGTCCTTTCCGTCGGCGGCGGCGGCATGATGTGCGGCGTCCTCGAAGGGCTCCGCGAGGTGGGCTGGGGCGACGTGCCTCTCGTGGCCGTCGAGCCCGAGGGGGCCGCCTCCTTCGGCGCCGCCCTCCGTTCGGGCCATGTCGTGACGCTCGATCGGATCTCGACGGTGGCCACCAGTCTGGCGACGCGGCGCGTCACGGCCGAGGCCGTCGCCTGGGCGGGCCGCCACGACGTCCGGGCCGTGACCGTCTCCGACGTCCAGGCCGTCTCGGCCTGCCGTCGCTTCGCCGACGACCACCGCGTGCTCGTCGAGCCCGCCTGCGGGGCCACCCTGGCCACCCTCTACGACGGCCACCCCGCCCTCGAGGGGGCCCGGTCCGTCATGGCCGTCGTCTGCGGCGGCATCGGCGTCAGCATGGCCCGCCTGGCCCAGTGGGAGCGCGATCTGGGTCTTCTTTCGGCGGCCTGA
- a CDS encoding AzlD domain-containing protein → MNRALLTALLMALVTYLPRMIPLVFLGDRKLPPFWDNLLRYVPYAVLGALIFPETLMSTGRLSSSLAGTATALVLAWCGRGLIQVVFGAIAVTLALELLF, encoded by the coding sequence ATGAATCGGGCCCTTCTGACGGCCCTTCTCATGGCCCTCGTCACCTACCTGCCCCGCATGATCCCCCTCGTCTTCCTCGGCGACAGGAAGCTGCCCCCCTTCTGGGACAACCTGCTCCGCTACGTCCCCTACGCCGTGCTGGGGGCCCTCATCTTTCCCGAGACGCTGATGTCGACGGGCCGTCTGAGCTCCTCCCTGGCCGGGACGGCGACGGCTCTTGTCCTGGCCTGGTGCGGCCGGGGGCTGATCCAGGTCGTCTTCGGCGCCATCGCCGTAACCCTCGCTCTGGAGCTGCTTTTTTAG
- a CDS encoding AzlC family ABC transporter permease: MRSERTSLFGEGLRAAFPVAVGYFPIAVAFGLLARSAGVPGSGAMALSVVVYAGASQFVAVNLMGLGASVAEIVLAVFVLNFRHFLMSSTLARRIAPGTSRARRALLAFGVTDETYAVASLRPEAVLSPAFLLGLNLFSYLSWVAGSFVGFFLASSLPDVFQKGMGIALYAMFIGLLVPSARKNRKVLVVALLSMAVNGLYRVSPLAAFGGGWGVLTATVAAALIGVRLFPSEAVSR, encoded by the coding sequence TTGCGATCGGAACGCACCTCGTTGTTCGGGGAGGGTCTTCGTGCGGCCTTTCCCGTGGCCGTCGGCTATTTCCCCATCGCCGTGGCCTTCGGCCTCCTGGCCCGATCGGCCGGAGTGCCCGGATCGGGGGCCATGGCCCTCTCCGTCGTCGTCTACGCCGGGGCGAGTCAGTTCGTGGCCGTCAATCTCATGGGCCTCGGCGCCTCCGTGGCCGAGATCGTCCTGGCCGTCTTCGTCCTCAATTTCCGTCACTTCCTCATGTCCTCGACGCTCGCGCGCCGCATCGCTCCCGGGACGTCGAGGGCGCGGCGGGCCCTTCTGGCCTTCGGCGTCACCGACGAGACCTATGCCGTGGCCTCGCTCCGGCCCGAGGCGGTCCTCTCTCCGGCCTTTCTGCTGGGGCTGAACCTTTTCTCCTACCTTTCCTGGGTGGCCGGCTCCTTCGTCGGCTTCTTCCTGGCCTCCTCCCTGCCCGATGTCTTTCAGAAGGGGATGGGCATCGCCCTTTACGCCATGTTCATCGGCCTTCTCGTTCCCTCGGCCCGGAAGAACAGGAAGGTCCTCGTCGTGGCCCTCCTCTCCATGGCCGTCAACGGTCTCTACCGGGTTTCGCCTCTGGCCGCCTTCGGCGGAGGCTGGGGCGTGCTGACGGCGACCGTCGCGGCGGCCCTCATCGGCGTCCGTCTTTTCCCCTCCGAGGCGGTCTCCCGATGA
- a CDS encoding lmo0937 family membrane protein — MLWTISVVLIVLWLLGLVSNHTMGGFIHVLLVVAVVVVLVNIISGRRVL, encoded by the coding sequence TTGTTGTGGACAATTTCCGTTGTGTTGATCGTTCTGTGGCTTCTGGGTCTGGTCAGCAATCACACGATGGGCGGTTTTATTCATGTCCTGCTGGTGGTCGCCGTCGTCGTCGTCCTCGTCAACATCATCAGCGGCAGGCGCGTGCTCTAG